A region from the Mesorhizobium shangrilense genome encodes:
- the fliP gene encoding flagellar type III secretion system pore protein FliP (The bacterial flagellar biogenesis protein FliP forms a type III secretion system (T3SS)-type pore required for flagellar assembly.): protein MRKLLVATALIVAATSVAGAQQLDFGGIGKADGTTVGYIIQMFGLLTVLSVAPGLLIMVTSFTRFVIAFSILRAGIGLQSTPANLILISLSLFMTFYVMAPTFDQAWNTGVKPLMDNQISQTEAFEKISDPFRTFMLHNVRDKDFDLFADLARERGQVVAKETVDLRILVPAFMISEIRRGFEIGFLIVLPFLVIDLIVATITMAMGMMMLPPTVVSLPFKILFFVLIDGWNLLVGSLVRSFT from the coding sequence ATGAGAAAGCTCCTCGTCGCCACCGCACTCATCGTCGCCGCCACCTCGGTCGCCGGCGCCCAGCAGCTGGACTTCGGCGGCATCGGCAAGGCCGATGGCACCACGGTCGGCTATATCATCCAGATGTTCGGCCTGCTCACCGTTCTCTCGGTGGCGCCGGGCCTGCTCATCATGGTGACGAGCTTCACCCGCTTCGTCATTGCCTTCTCGATCCTGCGCGCCGGCATCGGCCTGCAATCGACGCCGGCCAACCTGATCCTCATCTCACTGTCGCTGTTCATGACCTTCTATGTCATGGCGCCGACCTTCGATCAGGCGTGGAACACCGGCGTCAAGCCGCTGATGGACAACCAGATCAGCCAGACAGAAGCGTTCGAGAAGATATCGGACCCCTTCCGCACCTTCATGCTGCACAATGTGCGTGACAAGGATTTCGACCTTTTTGCCGACCTCGCGCGTGAACGCGGCCAGGTCGTCGCCAAGGAAACCGTCGATCTTCGCATCCTCGTGCCCGCCTTCATGATCTCCGAGATCCGGCGCGGTTTCGAGATCGGTTTCCTGATCGTCTTGCCGTTTCTGGTCATCGATCTCATCGTCGCCACCATCACCATGGCCATGGGCATGATGATGCTGCCGCCTACCGTCGTGTCGCTGCCCTTCAAGATCCTGTTCTTCGTCCTGATCGACGGCTGGAACCTGCTCGTCGGAAGCCTGGTGCGCTCCTTCACCTGA
- a CDS encoding flagellar basal body-associated FliL family protein, with product MANVEQVQPSKGPSLVIQIAMLMAVTAAAIGMGWMSGGYLKAAQGPDVVPAASATEAKHTEGGKAEGGNAHGAAGGLTLVALAPITTNLASPTDMWIRLEVSVVYDAPQPPALAEQIQQDLMAFVRTLKMHQIEGASGYQHLKADLEERAAIRGGGHVKQVLIRTLLLE from the coding sequence ATGGCCAATGTCGAACAGGTTCAGCCCAGCAAGGGTCCTTCCCTTGTCATCCAGATCGCCATGCTCATGGCGGTGACGGCCGCCGCCATCGGCATGGGCTGGATGTCCGGAGGTTATCTCAAGGCGGCCCAGGGACCGGACGTTGTGCCGGCGGCCTCCGCAACCGAAGCCAAGCACACCGAAGGCGGGAAAGCCGAAGGTGGCAACGCACATGGCGCGGCTGGCGGACTGACGCTTGTCGCGCTTGCCCCGATCACCACGAACCTGGCCTCGCCGACCGACATGTGGATACGGCTCGAGGTCTCCGTGGTTTACGACGCACCACAGCCGCCCGCGCTTGCCGAGCAGATTCAGCAGGATCTCATGGCCTTCGTGCGCACCTTGAAGATGCATCAGATCGAAGGCGCCAGCGGCTATCAGCATCTGAAGGCCGACCTCGAGGAACGCGCCGCGATCCGCGGCGGCGGCCACGTCAAACAGGTTCTCATCAGGACATTGCTGCTCGAATGA
- the flgH gene encoding flagellar basal body L-ring protein FlgH: MIRKTFILLAVTMLSGCGTDLKEVGREPSLSPVGSGIGDGTTGSLYRYPQPPTPPVKKFSLWDDRQSRLFTDPRALSQGDILTVKIKINDRANFKNQNDRSRTADRKLGFDISAQWDKASTAGKGSGALNSATDTTANGEIKRSETLELNVAAIVTDVLPNGNLMIRGSQEVRVNAELRVLTIAGLVRPADIGAENTIPYERIAEARISYGGRGRITEVQQPAYGQQILDQVLPF; encoded by the coding sequence ATGATCCGCAAAACGTTCATCCTGCTCGCTGTGACCATGCTGTCCGGCTGCGGCACCGACCTCAAGGAGGTCGGACGGGAACCGTCGCTGTCGCCGGTCGGGTCCGGAATAGGCGACGGCACAACCGGTTCGCTCTATCGCTATCCGCAGCCGCCGACGCCGCCGGTCAAGAAATTCTCGCTTTGGGACGACCGCCAGAGCCGGCTGTTCACCGATCCGCGCGCGCTGTCTCAGGGCGACATCCTGACCGTCAAGATCAAGATCAACGACAGGGCCAATTTCAAAAACCAGAACGACAGGAGCCGCACCGCCGACCGCAAGCTCGGCTTCGACATCAGCGCCCAATGGGATAAGGCAAGCACCGCCGGCAAGGGCTCGGGCGCTCTCAACTCCGCCACAGACACGACCGCCAACGGCGAGATCAAGCGGTCGGAAACGCTTGAGCTCAATGTCGCTGCCATCGTCACCGATGTTTTGCCGAACGGCAATCTGATGATCAGGGGCTCGCAAGAGGTGCGCGTCAACGCCGAGCTGCGGGTGCTGACCATCGCCGGCCTCGTACGCCCTGCCGACATTGGCGCCGAGAACACCATCCCTTACGAACGCATCGCCGAAGCGCGCATCTCCTATGGCGGGCGGGGCCGCATCACCGAGGTCCAGCAACCTGCCTACGGCCAGCAGATTCTCGACCAGGTCCTGCCGTTCTAG
- a CDS encoding MotE family protein, translating to MTPSLPHKHRRRIPWLALAAPVLAATLSVGAPARGEDTVRQVLPGAQPAEAPQQLARETKPDESEIQRFCSNIADAARDRRYALQAEELKQLQTGIDQRMKALEEKRAEYETWLKRREVFLARAQDGIVKIYADMKPDAAAERLAIVNADLAAAILMKLDSRKAGVILNEMDQKAAATLTGIMASAARREDPS from the coding sequence ATGACCCCCTCCCTCCCTCACAAGCACCGTCGCCGCATTCCCTGGCTGGCCCTCGCCGCACCGGTGCTTGCCGCGACACTGTCCGTGGGCGCTCCCGCACGCGGCGAGGACACGGTCCGCCAGGTGCTGCCAGGAGCACAGCCCGCCGAGGCGCCGCAGCAATTGGCTCGCGAGACCAAGCCGGACGAAAGCGAGATCCAGCGCTTCTGTTCCAACATCGCCGATGCCGCGCGCGACCGCCGCTATGCCCTGCAGGCCGAGGAACTGAAACAGCTGCAGACAGGTATAGACCAGCGCATGAAGGCGCTCGAGGAAAAGCGGGCCGAATACGAGACATGGCTGAAGCGGCGCGAGGTCTTCCTGGCCCGCGCCCAGGACGGCATCGTCAAGATCTATGCCGACATGAAGCCCGATGCCGCGGCCGAACGCCTCGCGATCGTCAATGCCGACCTCGCGGCAGCCATCCTGATGAAGCTCGATTCGCGCAAGGCGGGGGTCATCCTCAACGAAATGGACCAGAAGGCGGCGGCCACGCTCACCGGCATCATGGCCAGCGCAGCCCGAAGGGAAGATCCGTCATGA
- a CDS encoding flagellar basal body P-ring protein FlgI: MKRGFVLAFAALLGLQPALADGLTPKAKRELAARDGGAFNDPEYDPATTNRMFRVSSGPSSLPPGQVASRIKDIAQLQSSRDNQLVGYGLVIGLAGSGDSLRNSPFTEQSIRAMLENLGIATEGGSARAKNVAAVIVTANMPPYVQSGARIDIDVSSMGDATSLSGGTLIMTPLKAADGEIYAVGQGSVIVSGFVAQGQAQQLTQGVPTAGRVPNGAIVERAVKAEFDDQATLTLQLRNPDFSTAVRIADAVNDYTSQRFGMRVAAERDARTVQIRRPKNISAARFYAEIENLVVEADGPARVVIDERTGTIVIGNDVKISRVAISHGTLTVRITEAPRVVQPEPFSKGQTAVEPFTAIDASRPNGRVAVLDGPDLQTLVSGLNRLGVKPDGIIAILQGIKSAGALQADLVLQ, from the coding sequence ATGAAACGTGGATTTGTCCTTGCGTTCGCGGCGCTGCTTGGACTGCAGCCGGCGCTGGCCGACGGCCTAACCCCCAAGGCGAAGCGCGAGCTTGCCGCGAGGGATGGCGGCGCGTTCAACGATCCGGAATACGATCCGGCGACCACCAACCGCATGTTCCGCGTCTCGTCCGGGCCAAGTTCGCTTCCACCCGGTCAGGTCGCGTCGCGCATCAAGGACATCGCGCAGCTGCAGAGCTCGCGTGACAACCAGCTTGTCGGCTACGGCCTGGTCATCGGTCTGGCGGGATCCGGTGACAGCCTGCGCAACTCGCCGTTCACCGAACAGTCGATCCGCGCCATGCTCGAAAATCTCGGCATCGCCACCGAGGGCGGCAGCGCCCGCGCCAAGAACGTCGCGGCCGTCATCGTCACCGCCAACATGCCGCCATACGTCCAGTCGGGCGCCCGCATAGACATCGACGTGTCCTCGATGGGCGACGCCACGTCGCTTTCCGGAGGCACGCTGATCATGACACCCTTAAAGGCCGCGGATGGCGAAATCTACGCCGTAGGCCAGGGTTCGGTCATCGTTTCCGGCTTCGTCGCCCAGGGCCAGGCCCAGCAACTGACGCAAGGCGTGCCGACGGCCGGTCGCGTGCCGAACGGCGCCATCGTCGAGCGCGCGGTCAAGGCTGAGTTCGACGACCAGGCGACGCTGACCCTGCAACTTCGCAATCCCGATTTCTCGACCGCAGTGCGCATCGCCGACGCCGTCAACGACTACACCAGCCAGCGCTTCGGCATGCGCGTGGCCGCGGAGCGCGACGCCCGCACAGTGCAGATCAGGCGGCCGAAGAACATTTCGGCTGCGCGCTTCTACGCCGAGATCGAGAACCTGGTGGTCGAAGCTGACGGGCCGGCCCGTGTCGTTATCGACGAGCGTACCGGAACCATCGTTATCGGCAATGACGTCAAGATCTCGCGGGTCGCCATCAGCCATGGCACGCTCACCGTGCGCATCACCGAAGCGCCGCGCGTCGTCCAGCCCGAGCCGTTCTCGAAAGGCCAGACCGCCGTCGAGCCGTTCACCGCCATCGATGCCTCCCGGCCGAACGGACGTGTCGCGGTGCTTGACGGCCCGGACCTCCAGACGCTGGTGTCCGGCCTCAATCGTCTCGGCGTCAAGCCGGACGGCATCATCGCCATCCTGCAAGGCATCAAATCGGCCGGCGCGCTGCAGGCCGACCTGGTTCTCCAATAG